The Setaria viridis chromosome 2, Setaria_viridis_v4.0, whole genome shotgun sequence DNA window TGAAGTGAGAGAAAAAACTAGTTTCATGATGATGAAACCATATGTACGTTGTTTCCAATACAATTTGTGTCTTGCATATAGTcttgaaaacaacaaaaaataaaataatgcaTTGTGTGACCTATTTCATCAACAAACTAAATTCTCTTTTGCTTATGTGGCGTTCTGGGAACTCCCGACTACAGTAAATCAGGTCCGTTTTTCCGTTATTCAACTTCTCTTCCATCTACAGTAAATACATTCGTTTATTTTACGTCTGGATCCTAAGCTCGAAAATAATTCAACAGAAGATTCGGAATTCGAGGTAATTATGAAAAAACGCCCACCTGCCATTTTGCGATGACCCCGCCGCCCCGAGAAGCAACGCGAACCCGGCCCCGGCCCTCTCGTCTCCCCTTGTTCCtcccccacctctctctctccctccttccCGACTGCTACCATCTCCGATGCCACGCTGCCAGTCGTCGTTGTtgttctcctcttcctctcctcttcttccaccCTCCGCCCGTTCCCGATGTCGTGCTGCTATAGCAGCaccatccctccctccctccctctctcgcagAGAGGATTAGGGTTTGGGGCACCGCGACCGTGCGGGGCCGCAGCGAGCTGAGTGGCCGCCACCTTCCGATCCTTTCCCTCTTACGGCCGTCGTCTAGCTGCCCGCTCGTCCTATGAGCTCCCTCGCTTACCGCGCCACGGGGGAGGCGAGCCATCTAGGCGAACCAGATGGCCGGCAAGGTGAGACGCCGACCTCATCCTCCACGCCTGCTTCTTCTACCCCTTTATTAAGAAGGGTTTAAGAATTTAAAGTTAGCATAAGATGAAAACAAAATCCGGAAACCAAAGTGAGGGTACTTAGAAAGTTAGAACACCAAGCAGTGGCTTTAAGACAAGACATCTAGCAGTTTCAAGCCATCATCATGCATTTTACTTGGCCATAAAACTAGGATGACATGTAGCACATTAATAGTCTGAAGCAATGGATTATGTATCACATACACAGCTCATGTCCTAATATAACAATACGCTACAAGCCTACACCATTGTGCTGCTAAATCCTAATCCTCGCTTATCCCTGGCAGCATGAAGAGCAGCTTGACACGAGCATGTCTCAATAAACCTGCTGGCCGGGACGGATAAAGGATGTTACCtggatggaggagagaggaggggcctATGGACTAGGGAGCAGATCGTGTGGCTTTTGGCCGCGACGTCCGAGCTCTTAGCCTAACTGTATCAATGGAATAGGCACAATCCCGTTCGTTAAAAAAATTTGTATCTCTGTATATATCCACCTAAGCTTCCAACAAAAGATCAAGGCGACTTGATTAATCATTATCATAAAAAGAAGTTACTTGATTAATTGTTAGATGATTTGATGTTGGCGTCGATACCGCAAAGAAGAAAATTAGAAAACAATTGCTATCGATTTGGGCCTTCAGCCTTATACAAGTACAGTATGTGAATTGGGGCCTTCGCAACTTTTAGGAACAGAAATGCTACCTCATCATAGTGATGCAAGTACCGAAAATTAAACATAAGCACACACATGGTAACACGTGACAGACGTAATAAAACAACAACCATCACGCCGCAAGAACGTGCACGGCTGCTGATGGGATCCAGACGACGTGGTCCTGCGGCAGGAAGTGGCAGACCGGCGCGGTGCCGGGCTTCACGCCGAGCACCCGGAAGGCGACGTGCCTGGGGTTCCACCCGGACGTGTCGGCGAGGCACACCGCGACGGCGGCCACGGCCGTGCCGTCCCCGCCGAGCATCGACACCGAGTACGCCCGTGCCCGCCGCGCCAGGTGGCACGCGAACACGGCGTGCGCGGCGTACGGCTCCGCGTGGCAGGCGAcgagccggccgccgccgccggccgcgcgctccACGCCAGTCATGGTGTACTCCTGCCTCGGCGAACCCTCCAGCGCCACTAGGGTGGAGACGGCCCTCACGTCGCTGGTCCCGAGGCTGGACGTGGCGAAGTCGACCATGGACTCGAGCGACGTGGCGCAGGCCTTCCTCTCGCCCTCGGCCGCGGGCGCCTCGCAGTCGCGCAGCGTCcgcgccatctccgccgccgcgacggaGCCCGAGCTCAGCGAGAAGCGGCCGAGGATGTCGGGCAGCTTCTCGGAGGAGAAGGGAGTGGCCTCGGCCTCGCGCCGCGGGAGGAACCTGGCGCCGGCCGCGGTGCTGGTGAACTGGACGGTCATCTTCTTGCCGGGGCGGAGGTCCTCCTCCTGGAAGAGGAGCGCGGCACTGGGGCCGTCGTGCAGCTGCGTCCGTTGCGGCGTAGTTGTAAATGAACGGAAGAACGTCGCCGTGGACGgtcgggccgccgccggctgtgTGCACAAGCAGGGAAGAGGAGTGTTACGACGTATGTTCGGTTGACAAGTCTATATATATGTACTCCACGTACGTACGTACCGACGACTGTCTGGAGCTTTTTATTTTATACCTGAAGCGTTGCCGTTGAGTAGCTGGGAGAGGGAGCTTGGCATGGGTGTGTTGGGAAGAGCAGACTTCCAGTACTGATCCGGAGCTCGAGCTGCATGGCTTCCTACTGATGACGACGCAATCTGCATGCAAAACCACAAGAGCATCTATGCTTCAGAGATCGTCTGAAAATGCATCACGATACCGATACAACAGCAAAAACTCCCACTACAGGCGTACAACTTCTTTGCATAGTTTCAAGTCTGAACATACATATATAGTGTTGGATTTAGGCCCATATGTGGTCcaatctgaaaattccaaagcaTGCACAACCTTTAGTTCCATATTGCTAATTCAAGGAGaggttgccttgcttaaatatgggagtctcctctctatgcaaaatagatgcaaatgagagagaaggagactAATGCTACACGCACGTGCAGCTCGCACACattttcacgtgaaaaatcgcgtgacttgtgacttgcgaatCTCTTGTTGCTGCGCCTCGTCGACCTTCGAATTCAGCGTGCACCGGGCGAGAAGGAAAGCGGGATCTCCGAAACCACTGTCGCGAGACTTTTACACGGGGCGGCAATCAGGTTTTTGGCAGCGTCTTCATGCGACCGCTTGGTGATTCTCCAACATCTGCTTCAACACGTTCGACTACGTTCTGCGCAGGATCATTGAGTAATTTCCTTGCGCAATCTTGTTCTAGATAGTATGTTGCCTGCTTACTTGTTTTATTTGCTTGCATCATTTTTTATCAATGTGTTTTTCCTCCAAATAAAATCTGAAATGTTTTTTGGGCACATATTttcaacaatccaaaaacctaaTTGTCTATTTTTGTAATCTAGCAATGGCAAATACATCTGATGCCATGAAACCTGAGAGGTTTGGAGGTGAGAACTTCCACACATGGCAGACAAGGGCTAagttttggctcatatcattggGACTGTGGTGGGTGATATACCCCATGTTTCCCTTCATAGAGGAGCAGACCATGCAGTTTGATAATGCGAATAACACCGCATTGGGCTGCATCCTTACCATCTTGGCGGATCAACTCTACGATGTGCATATGAATTACTCATCGGCCACCATGTTGTGGGAGGCTTTGGAGCAAAAATATGCAGAAGTCGAAGTCGGTCGCTGGCTGTATGTGCGCGAAAAGTTCTTTGATTTCAGCATGGACAGTGCTAAATCAATTGTAACTCAAGCACACGACCTCCAGCTTCTGGTTGGCGAGATTGCACATTTGGGATGTGCTTTACCTCCAAAGTTTGTAGCAGCAGCGATTGTTGCTAAACTTCCTGCAGAGTGGCGTGATTTTGCTACATCTCTGAAGCACAAAAGAGAAGAGAATTCTATTGAAGATC harbors:
- the LOC117844258 gene encoding BURP domain-containing protein 3, translating into MTVQFTSTAAGARFLPRREAEATPFSSEKLPDILGRFSLSSGSVAAAEMARTLRDCEAPAAEGERKACATSLESMVDFATSSLGTSDVRAVSTLVALEGSPRQEYTMTGVERAAGGGGRLVACHAEPYAAHAVFACHLARRARAYSVSMLGGDGTAVAAVAVCLADTSGWNPRHVAFRVLGVKPGTAPVCHFLPQDHVVWIPSAAVHVLAA